From one Scophthalmus maximus strain ysfricsl-2021 chromosome 19, ASM2237912v1, whole genome shotgun sequence genomic stretch:
- the LOC118314021 gene encoding uncharacterized protein LOC118314021 isoform X1, whose translation MEEYLRMVQSRLRADASEDPIHAVLGGPKPDVDTVAATLSLALHLSQKDASGGLCLPVLCGRQCNAVLPEETVRYLKRLNISESLLLWREDVDLMTLHHTGKLSLTLLRDGLLDSSEYHALESSILRVVHHDGQQDTGDDAALSAVTTVAREIRQEAAEHIRATLGKSLGEALRLQNEAFWIKHGRQSTQLEDLRRSLEQLSDATADAELQDMEQLLTAELKEFSDGEMTIALSSVTTVKEHWIVNVDGLNAFSQHHGLDGLVVLLSISDTVHHPGQQVAVYSNNTDILNQICCELEESSSWSLFGQLEARENLQVYHIPINTPSSIGTLLVEEIQGLLKDFVDRRSSVLACHPSSRSSSTEGVAGSVEFSQGSSGINDMDGSDIERVEGGSADVAARARGMADGEEDTRGVEVSAGGELVSPDSGMTTLRSSRSSKESSVFLSDDSPVGEVTAGGGPAAGPGGIFLRNPPPLGLSSLSPPVPPERKKNRSCRNKSDNFDLFSFDPLHSSDPSLPAGGELTNSEVRGDGTETRSGSSNLSELEELSFMDFSAGSRNSSVDHHGQIHGNEMTDTVVPPTPVNSLVGSRPPSRCGIRFFPEDVVERINCLQHKDSVSSSLSETWDELCFDTQGALSSSDNNASNRTKDYESPQNIIEDIRGKESLSDVTEIESREEILKPENSHQRPKSLQPQLSVVTGQTESYENWNPDSVLKDEWNPVTLADLQLTPPEEEGTGKCKAGDIGSKGKTTSLSKKKAILNTLTPDTSKEEDKGVQGKKEDQKMELLDFWTYSAQKGFLKSDSGTTESYPESLDMWNMTIRDDSLSPLTTPDNLSENSGSFCGMNRNLLGGTSVESPPGFCDGGMEMWNTTIQEDSSSTITSPEGPDNGKDLSHMGSPDAHSPETHASKQLEEEKATEEGKVMSKVISHTPGEVVWRGNVHNVKIVIDTAHGSAQDEKMDEDDMQIFQSQQSVVQNLESEHSGYDPSAYQGIDMHDLSVPGMVTSTSEYDNVGAGVWSLSSSPETFASPVVDVIQPQGQSSPFFVVTNPIHIDEKHDQSQRTNPLGKTECRSAISDTEQSVTQMFLFEGTCEVGHITSSIESEYDNKNKEGSAEADWIEQSSDYSPFVMVDSSMTQQISTNDHTSFSEAAETQLQTDQLLSPRHVNWDSSESASLSHALPITVAQNEDGTAAESQRWANIANNGNVEGKITETMGLGSSSGVKRDTLKFSPDSLQPGSGDELRSNSDGDSSSGLEMEYIVVSGTVKEAEREWDDRPKQGDKQTKRTRKPMETFSTLYYAATVLGAHREHQENTEQSRQNQNQAVLSTHYLVNLDNSTEHDMVPEKVSPSQSKNTLEATGCNQPQVFEGNYDDKSSIVARSVSPSLRFPSDIFLKTREEVYVHSQISMEDSDEGGQSPSAPPLCPTSLGDFQDWGGQLVRHDTPRDTSETQSPVLTNSSVSHPSSLTGTPLSELGISTDRGLGLPFSGDLMEEENDEEEQEEETDMENTTLSKWTSGVQNKREEKQQLCSSDLLSFTEELSGGSSIQQTDSQTLELKQDRSLQDTVDHYDGQPARIHEWSTEQQIGGHEACQDSDALVLSYSPGRRNQDVSSQLSSQPTNENGEYQWTGSHNVTQGQTPYGYNYHHINQRTDNQNTQSTCVATKSNSQQHTTDVYAEFTTDASAAQYGPEQDESYYEAGVNAEYSLDDPDSKIQNVGEGGDDSNSMCTSQLQSSRFQDDGQCQYETDHTPYQFDGQPFYQSDVQPEREDHAQYVPKGFVPFLLSRHSQQRDGAVGMMTTMPSSEETAEELEDREDPPSSADLSGSSNQRRKLAAPPLSVSLDRSEGSLLSEDALDTGDEALDTGDDLDINIDELDTPDEADSLELHRHGDSEESKMAVGAASCDVVVGHGSAEESRESKPWRSVLIGEQEHRIDMKSIAPYKRVISHGGYYAEQNAIIVFAACFLPDSNCDNYNYVMENLFLYVISTLELMVAEDYMIVYLNGATPRRRMPGFSWMKKCYQMIDRRLKKNLKMFIIVHPSWFIRTLLGITRPFISSKFSSKIKYVNSLRELGKIIPMEYVHIPTSIVKLDTDLQDTAAKADQKRGNSTV comes from the exons AGTGTTGTGCGGCCGGCAATGTAATGCTGTATTGCCCGAGGAGACGGTGCGGTATCTGAAGAGGCTGAACATTAGTGAGAGTTTGCTGCTGTGGAGAGAAGATGTAGACCTCATGACGCTTCATCACACTGGAAaactctcactcactctgctGAGAGATGGACTTCTGGATAg CTCTGAGTATCACGCTTTGGAGTCCAGCATACTGCGAGTGGTCCATCACGACGGGCAGCAGGACACAGGGGATGATGCAGCGTTGTCCGCGGTGACGACAGTCGCCAGGGAGATTCGTCAAGAGGCAGCGGAGCACATCAGAGCAACGTTGGGGAAGTCTCttggag AGGCCTTGCGACTGCAAAATGAAGCTTTTTGGATCAAACATGGCCGTCAGTCAACGCAACTGGAGGATCTCAGAAGATCCTTGGAGCAGCTGAGTGACGCCACTGCTGACGCCGAGCTACAAG ACATGGAGCAGCTGCTTACGGCGGAGTTGAAGGAGTTTTCTGATGGCGAGATGACCATAGCACTGTCTTCAGTGACCACAGTTAAGGAG CACTGGATTGTTAATGTGGACGGGCTGAACGCTTTCAGTCAGCACCATGGCCTCGATGGTCTGGTGGTTCTCTTGTCCATCAGTGATACAGTTCATCATCCTGGCCAGCAGGTGGCTGTCTACTCAAACAACACAGATATCCTAAACCAG ATCTGCTGTGAGTTGGAAGAGTCCTCCAGCTGGTCTCTTTTTGGTCAACTTGAAGCTAGGGAGAATCTCCAGGTCTACCACATCCCTATAaacaccccctcctccattGGTACTCTGCTGGTAGAAGAAATCCAGGGCCTCCTCAAGGACTTTGTGGACCGGCGGAGCTCTGTATTAGCCTGCCACCCCAGCAGTAGGAGCTCATCCACAGAGGGAGTAGCAGGCAGTGTGGAGTTCTCCCAGGGATCATCTGGTATCAATGACATGGATGGCTCTGACATAGAGAGGGTCGAGGGAGGCAGTGCAGATGTGGCTGCACGAGCAAG AGGGATGGCAGATGGTGAGGAGGACACACGAGGTGTAGAAGTCAGTGCTGGTGGGGAGCTAGTGAGCCCTGACAGCGGTATGACCACACTCCGCAGCAGCCGCTCCTCCAAAGAGAGTTCAGTGTTTCTTAGTGATGACAGTCCAGTGGGTGAGGTTACAGCAGGAGGAGGTCCAGCAGCAGGACCAGGAGGAATCTTCCTGAgaaacccccctcccctgggGTTGtcgtctctctcccctcctgtcccacctgagaggaagaagaaccgCTCATGCAGAAATAAGAGTGACAACTTTGACCTCTTTAGTTTTGACCCACTACATAGCAGTGACCCCTCTTTGCCAGCAGGAGGGGAACTGACAAATTCTGAAGTAAGAGGAGATGGGACAGAAACAAGATCAGGGAGCTCCAACTTATCAGAACTTGAAGAACTGAGCTTCATGGATTTCTCTGCTGGAAGTAGAAATTCATCAGTTGACCACCATGGTCAAATTCATGGAAATGAGATGACTGACACTGTGGTTCCTCCAACTCCGGTCAACAGCCTGGTTGGTAGCCGCCCACCCAGCAGATGTGGAATCAGGTTCTTCCCAGAAGATGTAGTTGAAAGGATCAATTGCCTACAGCACAAGGACAGTGTGTCATCATCCTTGTCAGAGACCTGGGATGAACTTTGCTTTGACACACAAGGAGCACTGTCCTCAAGTGATAATAATGCCTCCAATCGGACCAAGGACTATGAGAGCCCACAAAATATTATAGAGGACATTAGAGGCAAAGAGTCATTGTCTGatgtgacagaaatagaaaGCAGGGAGGAGATCTTAAAGCCAGAGAATTCCCACCAGAGGCCAAAGAGCCTTCAACCTCAGCTTAGTGTGGTCACTGGGCAGACTGAATCATATGAAAACTGGAACCCAGACTCGGTACTGAAGGATGAGTGGAACCCTGTTACTTTGGCTGATCTGCAATTGACAccaccagaggaggagggaactgGAAAATGCAAAGCTGGTGACATTggatcaaaaggaaaaacaacatctttgtcaaaaaagaaagcaaTCCTAAATACTTTAACACCAGACACATCCAAAGAAGAGGACAAAGGGGtccaaggaaaaaaagaagaccaaaAGATGGAGCTCCTAGACTTCTGGACTTACTCAGCACAAAAGGGATTTCTTAAATCTGACAGTGGAACCACAGAGTCTTACCCTGAATCACTAGATATGTGGAATATGACAATCAGGGATGACAGTCTATCACCTCTCACAACCCCTGACAACTTGTCTGAAAACTCAGGTTCTTTCTGTGGGATGAACCGCAATCTTTTGGGTGGTACATCTGTGGAAAGTCCGCCGGGATTCTGTGATGGTGGAATGGAGATGTGGAACACCACCATACAGGAAGACAGCTCTTCCACTATAACAAGCCCTGAAGGACCTGACAATGGAAAGGACCTAAGTCATATGGGATCACCTGATGCTCATTCTCCAGAGACACATGCAAGCAAACaattagaggaagaaaaagctACAGAGGAGGGGAAAGTTATGAGTAAAGTAATTAGTCACACACCTGGTGAGGTGGTGTGGAGAGGCAATGTGCACAATGTGAAAATAGTCATAGACACTGCACATGGTTCAGCACAGGATGAAAAAATGGATGAGGATGATATGCAGATTTTTCAGAGCCAGCAGTCAGTTGTACAGAACTTGGAATCTGAACATTCAGGTTATGATCCTTCCGCGTACCAAGGCATAGACATGCATGACTTATCTGTCCCTGGCATGGTTACCTCCACCTCAGAATATGACAATGTAGGAGCTGGTGTGTGGAGCCTGTCATCCTCCCCTGAGACCTTTGCTAGCCCAGTAGTAGATGTGATACAGCCACAGGGGCAGTCTAGCCCTTTTTTTGTAGTGACAAACCCCATTCATATAGATGAGAAGCACGATCAATCTCAGAGGACTAATCCTCTGGGAAAGACTGAATGCAGATCAGCAATATCAGATACAGAACAGTCAGTCACACAAATGTTCCTATTTGAGGGAACTTGTGAGGTTGGTCACATAACCAGTTCAATTGAGAGTGAgtatgacaacaaaaacaaagaagggtCAGCAGAGGCTGACTGGATAGAGCAATCAAGTGATTATTCTCCATTTGTCATGGTGGACTCCTCAATGACTCAGCAAATTTCCACAAATGATCATACAAGCTTCAGTGAAGCTGCTGAGACTCAACTCCAGACTGACCAATTGTTGTCCCCACGTCATGTGAATTGGGACAGCTCAGAATCCGCTTCATTATCACATGCCCTGCCAATCACCGTGGCCCAAAATGAAGATGGGACTGCCGCTGAAAGCCAACGGTGGGCCAACATAGCGAATAATGGAAATGTGGAGGGCAAAATAACCGAGACTATGGGTTTAGGCTCCAGCTCTGGTGtgaagagagacacactgaaATTCAGCCCTGACAGTCTTCAGCCAGGCAGTGGAGACGAACTCAGGTCCAATTCTGACGGAGATTCATCTTCAGGCCTGGAAATGGAATACATCGTTGTGTCTGGCACAGTaaaagaagcagagagagagtgggatgACAGGCCTAAACAGGGAGACAAGCAAACAAAACGAACAAGAAAGCCCATGGAAACATTTAGCACGCTTTATTATGCCGCCACAGTACTAGGTGCACATAGAGAGCACCAGGAGAACACAGAGCAAAGTAGGCAAAACCAAAATCAAGCTGTCTTATCCACTCATTACCTAGTAAATCTGGATAATTCCACTGAGCATGACATGGTGCCAGAAAAGGTCAGTCCCAGCCAATCAAAAAATACATTGGAAGCAACAGGTTGCAATCAACCACAGGTATTTGAAGGAAACTATGACGATAAATCAAGCATTGTCGCCAGAAGTGTGTCTCCTTCATTAAGATTTCCGTCCGATATCTTTCTGAAAACCAGAGAGGAAGTTTATGTCCATTCACAGATCTCAATGGAAGATTCAGATGAGGGCGGACAGTCACCCTCCGCACCCCCACTATGTCCTACTTCTTTGGGAGATTTTCAAGACTGGGGGGGTCAGTTAGTGAGACATGACACACCTAGAGACACATCTGAAACACAGTCCCCTGTACTTACCAACAGTTCAGTGTCCCACCCCAGCTCTCTGACCGGCACCCCATTAAGTGAATTGGGTATTTCCACTGACAGAGGACTTGGATTACCATTTTCCGGAGATTTAATGGAAGAGGAAAATGacgaggaagagcaggaggaggaaactgATATGGAGAACACTACCCTGTCAAAATGGACTTCAGgagtacaaaataaaagggaagaaaaacaacagttatGCTCCTCTGATCTGCTTAGTTTCACAGAAGAGCTGAGCGGAGGTTCATCAATTCAACAAACAGATTCACAAACACTTGAGCTTAAGCAGGACCGGTCTCTACAGGATACAGTGGATCACTATGATGGACAACCTGCAAGGATTCATGAATGGTCAACTGAACAACAGATTGGAGGCCATGAAGCTTGTCAAGATAGCGATGCACTGGTTTTAAG CTACTCCCCTGGAAGAAGAAATCAAGACGTATCATCACAGCTGTCATCCCAGCCAACCAATGAGAATGGTGAATATCAGTGGACAGGAAGTCACAATGTCACTCAGGGTCAAACCCCGTATGGCTACAACTACCATCACATCAACCAAAGAACTGACAACCAGAATACACAGTCAACCTGCGTAGCTACAAAATCCAACAGCCAGCAACACACCACAGATGTCTACGCTGAGTTTACAACTGATGCCTCAGCTGCACAGTATGGGCCTGAGCAGGATGAGAGCTATTATGAAGCTGGGGTTAATGCTGAGTACAGCCTGGATGACCCAGACTCCAAGATCCAGAACGTAGGTGAAGGTGGCGATGATTCCAACTCCATGTGCACTTCTCAACTTCAGTCCTCTCGGTTTCAAGATGATGGCCAGTGTCAGTATGAGACAGACCATACTCCTTACCAGTTTGACGGACAGCCATTCTACCAATCGGATGTTCAGCCTGAGAGGGAAGATCATGCACAGTATGTGCCCAAGGGATTTGTTCCCTTTCTCCTGTCAAG ACACTCCCAACAGAGAGACGGTGCAGTGgggatgatgacgacgatgcCCTCCAGTGAGGAAACTGCTGAGGAGCTCGAGGACAGAGAAG ACCCACCCTCCTCTGCAGATCTGTCGGGCAGCTCCAATCAAAGGAGAAAGTTGGCAGCGCCACCACTGAGCGTGTCGCTGGACCGCAGTGAGGGGTCTCTTCTCTCAGAGGATGCTCTGGACACAGGGGACGAGGCCTTGGATACTGGAGATGACCTGGATATCAACATTGATGAGCTGGACACACCTGATGAGGCAGACTCCCTGGAGCTGCACAGACACG GCGACTCAGAAGAGTCTAAAATGGCTGTAGGAGCAGCTTCATGTGACGTCGTCGTAGGACACGGGTCAGCtgaggagagcagggagagcAAACCGTGGAGGAGCGTGTTGATTGGAGAGCAGGAGCATCGTATTGATATGAAGAGCATTGCGCCGTACAAAAGAGTCATTTCTCATGGAG GTTATTACGCTGAACAGAATGCCATCATTGTGTTTGCAGCATGTTTCCTACCAGACAGTAACTGTGACAATTACAATTATGTAATGGAAAACCTTTTTCT gtatgtAATAAGTACCTTGGAACTAATGGTGGCAGAGGATTACATGATTGTTTATCTGAATGGTGCCACCCCTCGCAGGAGGATGCCAGGTTTTAGCTGGATGAAAAAGTGCTACCAGATGATAGACAGAAG ACTGAAGAAAAACCTGAAGATGTTCATCATTGTTCATCCTTCCTGGTTCATACGAACTTTGCTGGGAATAACTAGACCCTTCATAAG CTCCAAGTTCAGCAGTAAGATCAAATATGTGAATAGTCTGCGGGAGCTTGGAAAAATCATCCCAATGGAGTATGTCCACATTCCAACCAGCATCGTCAA